A portion of the Candidatus Binatia bacterium genome contains these proteins:
- a CDS encoding carbon-nitrogen hydrolase: MSAGGDIKLNLDKASAGIAAAAKKGAEIVCLQELFRSRYFPQSEDAENFKLAETIPGPTTDALGRLAKKKQVVVIGAVFEQRSAGIYHNTAVVIGADGSILGKYRKMHIPDDPCFYEKFYFAPGDLGFLSFDAGVAKIGVLICWDQWFPEAARLTALSGAEILFYPTAIGWLPTEPPGVAKAQRNAWELVQRGHAVANGVYVAVPNRVGREGKLKFWGGSFVAGPSGEIIAQAGREREAVLIAPCDLEKIAEARQSWPFLRDRRIDAYGSLTSRFIDE; this comes from the coding sequence ATGAGCGCGGGCGGGGACATCAAGCTCAATCTCGACAAAGCCTCGGCGGGCATTGCGGCTGCGGCGAAAAAAGGCGCCGAGATCGTCTGTCTTCAAGAGCTATTTCGCTCCCGCTATTTTCCCCAGAGCGAGGACGCCGAAAACTTCAAGCTCGCCGAAACGATCCCCGGGCCGACGACCGACGCCCTCGGCCGGCTCGCGAAAAAAAAGCAAGTGGTCGTCATCGGCGCGGTCTTCGAGCAGCGTTCCGCCGGTATCTATCACAACACCGCGGTGGTGATCGGCGCGGACGGATCGATCCTGGGAAAATACCGCAAGATGCACATCCCGGACGATCCCTGCTTCTACGAAAAATTTTATTTCGCGCCCGGCGATCTCGGATTTTTGAGCTTCGATGCGGGCGTCGCCAAGATCGGCGTTCTGATCTGCTGGGACCAGTGGTTTCCCGAAGCGGCCCGCCTGACGGCTCTTTCGGGGGCGGAGATTCTTTTCTATCCCACCGCGATCGGTTGGCTTCCCACCGAGCCTCCCGGCGTCGCCAAGGCGCAGCGCAACGCCTGGGAGCTGGTGCAGCGCGGCCACGCGGTGGCGAACGGCGTCTATGTTGCCGTGCCGAATCGGGTGGGACGCGAGGGAAAGCTCAAATTTTGGGGCGGCTCGTTCGTCGCCGGCCCGTCTGGGGAGATCATCGCCCAGGCCGGACGCGAAAGGGAAGCAGTCTTGATCGCCCCTTGCGATCTGGAAAAGATCGCCGAAGCGCGCCAGAGCTGGCCGTTTCTCCGCGACCGCCGGATCGACGCCTACGGTTCCCTTACCTCCAGGTTTATTGACGAATAG
- a CDS encoding agmatine deiminase family protein produces MNNFSADKPSPKQLGYRMPAEWEPHGATWLSWPHNRDTWPDKIELVEEIWVQMVKAISPQEKVCLLVNDDEERLEAFARLTRAGVRMDNVAFYEIPTVDVWMRDYGPTFVVGGNTKTAPLAFNDWIFNGWGNKYPEYNDDDGVAKAIARLLGVPVFEHRIILEGGSIEVNGRGTCLTTEQCLLNPNRNPRLAQSEIEDILRASLGVDHFIWLGEGIVGDDTDGHIDDIARFVDPTTVVCACEEDPRDENYCLLRENYERLQGARDQDGRKLTIVKLPMPGKVEYEGARLPASYANFYIANGAVLVPTYDHANDKRAIGILAELIPDRKVAGIPCAPLVIGLGAIHCVTQQQPMAENSFRP; encoded by the coding sequence ATGAATAACTTTTCCGCAGATAAGCCTTCGCCGAAACAGCTCGGCTACCGCATGCCGGCCGAATGGGAGCCGCACGGGGCGACGTGGCTTTCGTGGCCGCACAATCGGGACACCTGGCCGGATAAGATCGAGCTCGTCGAAGAGATCTGGGTTCAAATGGTCAAGGCAATCTCTCCCCAGGAAAAAGTCTGTTTGTTGGTCAACGACGATGAAGAGCGCCTCGAAGCCTTCGCGCGGCTGACTCGCGCGGGCGTGCGCATGGACAACGTCGCTTTTTACGAGATTCCCACGGTGGACGTGTGGATGCGGGATTACGGTCCGACTTTCGTCGTCGGAGGAAATACCAAAACCGCGCCGCTCGCTTTCAACGATTGGATCTTCAACGGCTGGGGAAATAAATATCCTGAGTACAACGATGACGACGGCGTGGCCAAAGCCATCGCGCGACTGCTCGGCGTTCCCGTTTTCGAGCATCGAATCATCCTCGAAGGCGGCTCGATCGAGGTGAACGGGCGCGGCACGTGTCTCACGACCGAGCAGTGCCTGCTGAATCCGAACCGCAACCCGCGCCTGGCGCAAAGTGAGATCGAAGATATTTTACGCGCCTCCCTCGGCGTCGATCACTTCATCTGGCTCGGCGAGGGAATCGTCGGCGACGACACCGACGGCCACATCGACGACATCGCCCGCTTCGTCGATCCGACGACCGTGGTGTGCGCCTGCGAAGAAGATCCGCGGGACGAGAATTACTGCCTTTTGCGGGAAAATTATGAAAGGCTCCAAGGCGCGAGAGATCAAGATGGGCGCAAATTGACGATCGTGAAGCTTCCGATGCCGGGCAAGGTCGAATATGAAGGCGCGCGGCTACCAGCCAGCTACGCGAATTTTTACATCGCCAACGGCGCCGTCCTGGTGCCGACCTACGATCACGCCAACGATAAACGCGCCATTGGGATTCTGGCGGAGCTGATTCCCGATCGTAAGGTCGCGGGCATCCCTTGCGCCCCCCTCGTGATCGGCCTCGGCGCGATTCACTGCGTGACCCAGCAGCAGCCCATGGCGGAAAATTCCTTCAGGCCTTGA
- a CDS encoding DNA recombination protein RmuC, with protein sequence MVESLNPTLIVLLLLCGFAALGWILLHRLKILLGDKKEDQSLILIQQQIDQLRGHLTQSVDGSTQLIHQQLGQLLGNVNERLKESTDVLQHTQQSLGERLDNAARVVGNVQKSLGSLEEANRKIYEVGKDIASLQEILRAPKLRGGLGEFFLGDLLGQILPAGHFAIQHAFRSGERVDAVIKLGGSLVPVDSKFPLENFKRIFDGATDDEKNRAKRLFAADVKKHIDAIATKYILPDEGTYDFALMYIPAENVYYETIIKDDSMGSEKSLSAYALAKRVIPVSPNSFYAYLQAILLGLKGMKIEERAKEIIQYLSRLESDFTKFREDFSLVGKHLGHAYACYQSADRRLDQFGQKLLAADGEKKELPEPLS encoded by the coding sequence GTGGTGGAATCGCTGAATCCTACTCTGATCGTCCTGCTGCTGCTTTGTGGTTTTGCCGCTCTCGGATGGATTCTGCTGCATCGCCTGAAGATTCTCCTCGGAGACAAAAAGGAAGATCAATCTCTGATTCTCATCCAGCAGCAGATCGACCAGCTTCGCGGCCACTTAACGCAGTCGGTTGACGGCAGCACCCAGCTCATTCATCAGCAGCTCGGGCAATTGCTCGGCAACGTGAACGAGCGGCTCAAAGAGAGCACGGACGTCCTGCAGCATACCCAGCAAAGCCTCGGCGAGCGTCTCGACAACGCCGCCCGGGTGGTGGGGAACGTTCAGAAAAGCTTGGGCAGCCTCGAAGAGGCCAACCGCAAGATCTACGAAGTCGGCAAGGACATCGCGTCGCTGCAGGAGATTCTCCGCGCGCCCAAGCTGAGGGGCGGTCTCGGCGAGTTCTTCCTCGGCGACCTGCTCGGCCAAATTCTTCCGGCCGGGCACTTCGCGATCCAACACGCCTTCAGAAGCGGCGAGAGAGTGGACGCCGTCATCAAGTTGGGCGGCTCGCTCGTGCCCGTCGATTCCAAGTTCCCGCTGGAGAATTTCAAGCGCATATTCGACGGCGCGACGGACGACGAAAAAAACCGGGCGAAGCGGCTGTTCGCCGCGGACGTGAAAAAGCACATCGACGCGATCGCGACGAAGTATATCCTGCCGGACGAGGGGACCTACGACTTCGCTCTGATGTATATCCCCGCGGAGAACGTCTACTACGAGACCATCATCAAAGACGACTCCATGGGCAGCGAAAAAAGTCTCAGCGCCTACGCTCTGGCCAAAAGGGTCATCCCGGTCTCGCCGAACAGCTTCTATGCCTATCTTCAGGCCATTCTACTGGGGCTGAAGGGCATGAAGATCGAAGAACGGGCGAAAGAGATCATTCAGTACTTGAGCCGCCTGGAGAGCGACTTCACGAAGTTCCGGGAGGACTTCAGTCTAGTGGGCAAACATCTGGGACACGCGTACGCCTGTTATCAAAGCGCGGACAGGCGGCTGGATCAATTCGGCCAGAAGCTCTTGGCGGCGGACGGGGAAAAAAAGGAGCTTCCCGAGCCGTTATCATGA
- a CDS encoding ATP-binding protein yields the protein MRFTLFSRLVLGYLAIFILVMFVGIYAVYQLRRIQDITRSMLERDRRILDLGEKLSEAALSQVRYEKKFFITKDSVIYDELRRFQKDFERLLDQAGPVADARGKVLLKSVSEDYQRYRDLVGEEIDLMVDRKAYAEDRYKLEKENSVDRILAGLERLKVRGQQRSEGKLTGVAEAGADAHQVAMIIAAVSLGLVLAISLLITRSVTRPLSALKERTGQIARGEFDGNLELRSPPEIAELARAFNLMSSRLKHLDNMKSEFFATMSHELRTPLTSIKEGIGLLLEGVGGTVTDKQRRLLRILAEESDRLIRLVNSLLDLSKMEEGMMTYNVEPASLASVIQRAVTEIGPLAEAKRIKIEARVAKQMPLVKMDPDRILQALRNLVGNAVKFTPEGGRVTLSAEQKNGSVAVSVTDTGPGISAEDLPMIFDKYRQGNSRSSYMLRGTGLGLAIVKHIITSHGGHVWVESEAGQGSSFIFVLPS from the coding sequence ATGAGATTCACGCTTTTTTCCCGCCTGGTTCTCGGCTACCTGGCGATCTTCATTCTGGTGATGTTCGTCGGCATCTACGCCGTCTACCAGCTCCGGCGCATTCAGGACATCACCCGATCGATGTTGGAGCGCGACCGGCGCATCCTCGATCTGGGAGAGAAGCTGAGCGAGGCGGCGCTTTCTCAGGTGCGCTACGAGAAGAAGTTCTTCATCACTAAAGACTCCGTCATCTACGACGAGCTCAGGCGGTTTCAAAAAGATTTTGAGCGGCTCCTCGACCAGGCGGGGCCGGTCGCGGATGCGCGCGGGAAGGTCTTGTTGAAGAGCGTGAGCGAGGATTATCAGCGCTACCGGGACCTGGTCGGCGAAGAGATCGATCTGATGGTGGACCGCAAAGCCTATGCCGAAGACCGCTACAAGCTGGAAAAAGAAAACTCGGTGGACCGAATCCTCGCGGGGCTGGAAAGGTTGAAAGTGCGAGGCCAACAGCGCAGCGAAGGAAAGTTGACCGGAGTGGCCGAGGCGGGCGCCGACGCGCACCAGGTGGCGATGATCATCGCGGCCGTGTCCCTCGGTTTGGTGCTCGCTATTTCGCTGCTGATCACCCGAAGCGTGACCCGGCCGCTCTCCGCTTTGAAGGAGCGGACCGGGCAGATCGCGCGCGGCGAGTTCGACGGCAATTTAGAGCTGAGATCCCCTCCGGAGATCGCGGAGCTCGCCAGGGCTTTTAACCTCATGAGCAGCCGGCTGAAGCACCTGGACAACATGAAGTCCGAGTTTTTCGCCACCATGTCGCATGAATTGCGCACGCCCTTGACCTCCATCAAGGAAGGCATCGGGCTGTTGCTGGAAGGCGTGGGCGGGACGGTTACCGACAAGCAGAGAAGGCTTCTCAGGATTCTGGCGGAGGAGAGCGACCGCTTGATCCGTCTGGTCAATTCCTTGCTGGATCTCTCCAAGATGGAAGAAGGGATGATGACCTACAACGTCGAGCCCGCGAGTCTCGCGTCGGTCATTCAAAGAGCGGTGACCGAGATCGGGCCGCTCGCCGAGGCCAAAAGGATCAAGATCGAGGCCAGGGTCGCCAAGCAGATGCCTTTGGTGAAGATGGACCCCGACCGGATTCTCCAGGCGCTCAGGAACCTGGTCGGTAACGCGGTCAAGTTTACGCCCGAAGGCGGGCGGGTGACTTTGTCGGCCGAGCAAAAAAACGGCTCCGTGGCGGTATCGGTGACCGATACCGGTCCGGGAATCTCGGCGGAGGATCTGCCGATGATCTTCGACAAGTACCGGCAGGGAAACTCGAGATCTTCTTATATGCTGAGGGGGACGGGCCTCGGCTTGGCGATCGTGAAGCACATCATTACATCACACGGCGGTCACGTATGGGTGGAAAGCGAAGCTGGCCAGGGCAGCTCGTTCATCTTTGTATTGCCCAGTTGA